The Maridesulfovibrio sp. genomic sequence AAAATCTGGCCGGGGCTTATGGCATTGCCATAACCGGAACCATGGTCATCACCACGTATCTTTTCTGGTTTTACCTGCGCAGGATTCGTAATTGTCCTTGGATTGTGTCCATTGTCCTGACCTGTTTCTTTGCGCTTTTTGATTTGGGATTTTTTATTGTCAATTTTACCAAGCTTGCAGGAGGCGGCTGGTTTCCTCTGCTTCTTGCCGGGCTTATTGCGTACGGCATGTTTGTCTGGATTTGGGGGCGTGCCAGAGTCCGTGAAAGGTTGCGGGAGCGGGGACTTGAAGTTTCCGATCTGGAAACTGAAATTGAAAAATATATGCTGGCAAAGGTTCCGGGTGAGGCTGTTTTTCTTTCCGCTTCGGAATTTGTTCCCCATGCATTTTTACAGCATTTGCGTAACAACCGGGTGGTGCATGAGAAATTGGTTTTTTTGCGAGTAAATACCAGTAGCGAGCCTTTTCTTGATTTGCGTAAACGCATTTCGCTGAAAAATATTGATAAAAATATTTATTGGATGACTGTGAATTACGGTTTTATGGAGAAACCGAATCTTTCGTTGATCTTGGTGCAGACGTGGAATCAGCTGGGACTCAGCAGTACGGACAGTTATTTTTATATCGGGCGTATGCAATTACGTTTTAACAAAGAAAATAAAAAGGATGTCTTGAAGCGCAAATTATTCATTCTGCTCAGTTCCGTATCCGAAGATCCGCTTGATTACCTGCGTATCCCGGCTGACAAGGTTATCAGCATCGGTACGGCGGTCAGGGTATAAGCTCCTGTCTGTGAATATCTTCTGCCGGATCGACTTTATTTCCAGATATCTTCCTCTTCTATCAGTAATTCAGCCGTGCCGTTAGTGTCTTCTACAATTCTGGCGCTGAACGCTTCCACCTGATCCGAAGGCATGATCAGTGTAAATATCAGGCTGGCCCCGAATGATTGTTCTTCGATTTCAGCCCGGAATTCATCGAGCATGCGCCGCAGCATGCCTTCCTGCGCATATGAAATCTCAAGGGTGAGGATGCGCATGGGTACTTTCATGACTACTTCCAGAGCTTCCAACCCCTGCTGTACTGCTCCGGAATATGCCCGCAACAGTCCTCCGGTCCCGAGCTTTATCCCACCGAAATATCTTGTCACTACTACGGCGATGTCTCCTATACCGCTTCCCTGAAGAACCTGCAGCATGGGTTTGCCTGCAGTGCCTTGCGGTTCTCCGTCATCACTCATGCCCATATCGCCGGTCTGAGGCGGACCGGCTATAAAAGCAGAGCAGTGGTGCCGGGCATCAGGGAATTCTTTTTTTATGGCTGCAATGAATTCTTTGGCTTCTTCCCGGCTGCTAACCGGCTTGATATCACAAATGAATCTGCTTTTTTTGATGGTTTCTTCCGTACGGGTACTTTTACGGGGAACAGGATATGCTTGGTTGGCCATGATTAATTAGTGTCTGATATGATTGGTTTTGTTTTGCTGCAAGCTCGTCAGTTACATCAATACAGCACAGAAAATTAAATTTAAAGTAATTTATCCCTTGACTCAGTAATAAGAATTGTTATTATTTAATCAAGGTTGATGGGAAAACAACTAATTCATTTTTTTTAGACAATAAGGAGATAATTATGGGAAGCTTAAGAGACTATAAGAATTGGGACATTGATTGGGAAATGACCCCTGAAGATGCTGTAACCCTGTACCTTGAGTGGGGTAACCATCCTTGGGATTCAAAGTTTGCTCCGGTAACCTCCAAGAATGACTATACAAATTATTTCACCGTATACCTGTGGGATGACAAGCCGAGAGTGCTGTTTGTACGCAGAAATTCGGAAGAAGCACGTGAACTGATGAGCATTGAGCTGCCCAGAGACATTGCAGAAAGGTTCAAGAAGTCTGTAGGCGGCCTGAAGGGAAATTATCCCGTAAATGCCGAAGTCAGAGAATGGATTGAAACACAGATGAATAATTAGTTCCCATCTCCTTATCATCTAGCTGGGGGAGGCAGGCTTGGAGCCTGTCTCCCCCTAACTTTTTCTGTACGGTAGCAGAAAATGCATTCTGCCACTTGTGTTCTAAATGAAAATCAGTATGATTTTCTTCATTCCAGCGTTCGCATTTCTTTTTTCCCCGAAAATAAGCAACGAACAGCCGATAGACTGCTGCCTGCCTGCAATGAAGCAAGCCGGTATGTTTTTATCGGTATTTTATATTCATAAGGAGGCTAGTATGCCCGTAAAATTTGCTGACCGTATGGCTACAGTACACAGGTCTTTTATCCGTGAGATTCTTAAAGTTACGGAAGATGCATCAATTATTTCTTTTGCGGGCGGTTTGCCCAATCCTGAACTTTTTCCAGTGGCTGACCTTGAAGCGGCAGCAGTAAAAGTCATGCGTGAAAGCGGACCGCAATCAATGCAGTATTCCACTACAGAGGGTTTCCAGCCCCTGCGTCAGTATATTGCGGACCGGTACCTTGAGAAAAAGGGTATTGAGGTTGATGCTGAAGAAATCCTGATTACTGCCGGTTCACAACAATGTCTTGATCTGCTGGGAAAGGTTTTTCTCAATGCCGGGGATAATGTCCTTATTGAGCGTCCCGGTTATCTCGGCGCAATTCAGTCTTTTTCCATTTTTCAGTCAAATTTTTTTACCGTCGGGCTTGAAGAAGACGGTCCAGATCTCAACGAACTGGAAAAGGTTCTTGATCAGAATGAAGCCAAAATGTTCTATGCGGTAACTAACTTTCAGAATCCATCCGGGTTGACCTACAGTGCTAAAAAGCGTCAGGGCGTTGCAGACATACTCAAAAACCGCTCTATCCTTTTTGTAGAGGATGATCCTTATGGAGAGTTGCGTTTCATGGGTGACTTTGAAAAGCCTGTTGTGCGTGGATATCTCGAGGATGACGGTATTCTGCTCGGGTCTTTTTCAAAAGTTGCAGCTCCCGGATTCCGCCTAGGCTGGATGGTCTGTTCCGGTGAAGTGCGCGATAAGCTGATTATCGCCAAGCAGGCCTCGGACCTGCATACCAGCACCTTTGCACAAAGGGTGATGCATCAGTTTGTTACTGATAATCCACTGGATGATCATATTGAAAAGATTCGCGAGCGCTATGGAAACCAGCGTTCAGCAATGGTCCGGGCCATTGAGGAATATTTTCCTGCCGAAGTTGAAGTTACCCGTCCTGAAGGGGGAATGTTTCTTTGGGTAACACTGCCGGAGAACATGTCTTCCATGGATCTTTTTGAAGAGGCCATCAAAAACAAGGTTGCCTTTGTTCCTGGACGCCCTTTCTATGTTGACGGCAGTGGAGAGAATACGTTCCGGTTGAACTTTTCCAACTCCGATGAGGAACACATCGAGGAAGGTATTAAAAGGCTAGGTGCTGGGATCAAGGACTTCTTGAGCAAAGCATAGTTATCATCTAATCATGCCATAAAAAAACGGCCCTGAAATCATTGTTTCAGGGCCGTTTTTCTTATTTGTATACCGGTTTTTAATGGTAACCGTGTTCATGCATGAAGTCAGTGTATTTTGCATCCACCACCATGATGTGCTTGATGAGCCAGTCTTTGAGAAAACGGATGATCTCTGTTGATGATGTGACTTTACCAGCATCAACATCTTTTTTGAAATCCGCAATTTTTTGAATAAAAGTCTTGTGCAGTTTCTTGTGCGGTTCTTTTTCCGGGTAACCGTGTTTGTCAAAGATTTTTTCTTCGTACCCGAAGTGGTAGATAGTGTACTCGAGCAGCCTTTCCGCGACTTCGCCGATTACAGTGTCCGCCTTGCGCTGGCGCATTGCCCTGTAAAGCTCGTTGATCAGGTCAAGCAGGGTCATGTGATGTTCGTCAATGGTACGGACATGCACCGAAAGATCGTCGGACCACTCAACAATTTTACCGGAGCTTGTATCCACTATCCTGCCGGATGAAATTCCTTGTACAATTGAATCCAGTTCTTCGACAACACTGGCTATTTCATTGAGCGCGTGGGCTGATGCTGACATACCTTCAGATGTTTCAGAGGCAACCCGTGCCACATCGCTGATAGCCATGTTGATTTCTTCGGATGCTGCGGACTGCTCCTCACTGGCTGCGGCAATGGACTCGACCTGAGTGTTTGTCTCATCAACAATACCTACAATGGCTTCCATGAGTTCGCCGGATTTCGCGGCTGCTTCAGTAGAGTTGACAATATCCTCTGCTGCAGATTCAACTGCTGCTATGTTCTCGCGGGCATTATCCTGAATTTTGGAAACTGCTTCGCCGACACCTTTGGTGGCATCCATGGTTTTCTCCGCCAGCTTGCGGACTTCGTCGGCAACAACCGCGAATCCGCGCCCGGCTTCGCCTGCTCTTGCGGCTTCAATAGCTGCGTTCAGGGCCAGCAGGTTGGTCTGGTCGGCAATGTCGGTAATAACGGTCATGATCTGGCCGATATTGTCCGCCTGCTCACCGAGGGTTCCCATGGTTTCTTTGAGGTTGAGGATGGTTTCTTTAATTTGCTCAAAAGACTGAATTGCTTCGAAAACACCTTGAGCTCCGTGAACAGCGTTGTCTTTGGACTGGGCGGAACTGCTGGCAGCAAGTCCTGCGTTCTGTGCAACTTCCAGAACAGTGCTGTTCATTTCTTCCATTGCAGTGGCTGTTTCGGTGATGCGGTCCCTTTGCAGTTCCATTCCGGAGTTGACCTGGTTGACCTGTGCGCTGAGTTCTTCAATCCCGGCAAAGAGTTTTCCGGAAATGCCTCCCGCATTGGCAGCAGATTTATTGATGGATTCAAGGACATCTTTTTGCTTAGCAAGTTCTTTTTGGCATTTTTCAATTTCTGTCTCAGCCGTAGCCAGCTGTGAACGCAGAGAGTCTGATTCATTTTGGGCGTTGAGGAATTTTTCCGCGAGAGTATGAACAGCTTCCCCTGATTTTTTTGCTACGTTCATTATTTCGTCGTCCAGTGCGGCAGGGAGGGATGCCTCCTTCTTGCCTTTGCTCAGCTCAACCAGATATTTGTTCAAGGTTTCCAACTGACCTGAAAGGCCGGAATTAAGGGAGACAAAAGCCATTATAGTGGCTGCTAGAGCAAGACAAAGGAAAACTATCTGCAAGTATGAAAAGCCTGCTTGGGGGTAAAAAGCAGCCATGGCAACCGAAGCCATAGTAGTTAGAAAAATTATGATGATAGATAATGTTAATTTTAACTTGGCGTGCATAGGGTCTCCTTTTGCGGAAAAAATTTAATCTAATTGGTTACTTTTCTTATTAAGCAAAAAAGGTTCATTGCGCAAGCATGTAGTGGGTGAATACTTCATTACTTTTAATATTTTAACAATTTCTCAGCATTAGTGTTAAATTGTTGTGTTGATTTGTGTTAAATGCCCAAGGGCGGTAATGTCTCCGCAACTTTTCTGATAACTGTACGCATCCATCTCTGGGCCGGATCGTTATCATTTAGGGTATGCCAGTGCTGGAATACATCAAAAACAGTGTTCTCCAGCGGCATCCTCACTATCCTCAACCTTTTCTTGTCTGCGTAGATTTCAGCCAGACGTTGGGCCACGCTGCCCACAAGGTCTGAATGCTCCACCAGAGACGGAATAACTGTCTCCTGCTGGAGTACAACTTTTATTTTTCGTTGTACCCCTTTGCGGTAGAGGTAATCCTCCAGAAAGCCCAAACCTGATTCGGAAAGGGAAAGGGCGACAAATTCACTATCGGCCATTTCCTCTTCTTCCATTACCCTGCCTTTGATGGGGTGCCCGTCGCGAACAACGCATACTTCCCTGTCTTCAAATAATTTTTCTTTAAGAACTCCCGCTCCGTAATCTCTCGTACAGCCCACAAAAATATCCAGTTTTCCGTTCTGGAGCATTTCAGTCCGCTGTTCGTATGTTGTCTGTAAAATGCGAATAGATATATCCGGGGCTTCCTGCTCCAGTATTAATAAAATTCCGGGCAGAAGCAGTCTGCACAGGTAGTCACTCAGTCCAAGACAGAAAGTACGTTTAGATGAAGCTGGTTCAAATTCACCACGGTCGGCAAGAGATTGGATGATTGCTTTCAGGCAGGGAGATATGTTGCGGTGTATTGTTTTGCATAGCGGGGTAGGTTCCATGATATTGCCGCGGCGTATAAAAAGGCGATCATCAAAATGTTGGCGCAGTTTGGAAAGGGCATGACTGACTGCTGACTGGGTCATGAAAAGTTTTTTCCCGGCCATGGTCAGGTTGCGCTCGGAAAAGATGGTGTCCAGTATGACCAGCAGGTTGAGGTCCATTCTGGTAAGATTCGTTTTGTTCATACAGGTAATGAATAATTTTCAGTGGTAAAAGTTAATAAGCGGAGCTAGTTATCTCTAAAAAAGTTACTGCCAAAGTTGAAATAATCCTTTTGCAATAACCATTCTGATTTGGCTTTGGATTCGGATTTGAAAAAACATTACTTTATTTAAGAGGAAAATGAAATGCTCGCTCTCTACGGATCAATCGCGGTTGTCGTTGCTTCGTCTGTTATTTACCACCTTGCCCAGAAGAGTATTGCCGGGGGTGGATCCATGTTCGGCTCACTCGCTTTTGCTTACGCTATCGCCATGCTTTTCAGCCTTGCGGGAATGTTTTTCCAGACCGGACGCATAGAAATGATGGAAATAGTGAGTCTGAAAAATTGGCCCGTGCTGCTTCTGGGACTGGCCGTTTTCGGTATCGAGATCGGTGTCCTGCTAACATACAAAGCCGGGGCGAATGTTAACACATTGCCTATATTGGTTAACGGGGTGGTCATGGCCTGCCTTATCCCGCTGGGGGCAATTATTTACAGGGAGCACATTTCACTGAGTTCGGTTATGGGCATTTTGTTGATCGGTTCCGGAGTCTGGGTGCTTTGTTCTTCCGGACATGCCTGATGGCCCGGACAGGTTATTTGCAGGGAGAGATCAATTCCGGTTTAACGCCGATGCGGCGCATGATTTCGGCACATTCGTCCGATTTTTTTAATTCGGTGAGGATGCGGGAGAATTCGAGACTTATTTCGCCGTTTCCAGGTTTTCGCGAAAATCCGATGTATAGCGGACTTAAGTATACTGCCTCAGGGCATATTGTTACCCTGTCCTGTATATGCATCTCATTAAGTGTATGTATTCCAACTGTCCGGTATGCTGCCACAAGGTCAATTCTTCCGGCCAGAAGTTTCAGAAAATTATAATGCAGGTCGCTGACCTCTTCTTTGATGAAGAGAGAACTTTCATCGAATTCTTTTCCGTAGGTGTACCCTTTGGTTATCCCTATTGTTTTACCTGCCAGAGATGAAATCCCTTTGTACTCAAAAGGGTCGTCGGCGTGTTTGAATATTACCGCGGTAATATGCATAAGCGGTTCTTCCGGGTAGATCAGCCAGCGTTCCCTCTCCTTTGTCTTGCGCAGACCGAAAACCCCGTCCACTTTACCGGCTTCAGCCATCATCAGGGCGCGTTTCCAAGGGACAAATATGATTTTGAAGTTGGTATTCATTCTGTTGAATACTATTTTGGCAAGTTCGTATTGTATTCCTGCCGGTGATCCGTTTTTTGGGTAATAAAACGGCGGAAAGGAATCTGTGGCGAAAATGAGTTTTTTTTTAGCAAAGGCGCAAGTCGGCATCAGTAACAGGCTGATCATGATTGTAACGATGACTTTTTTCATAATTCCACGCCTTACGGTACTCAATTGAGCGGGGCTGCCGATTTCCTAAGTGTCTGCCGTTTAAATTTCGGCAAGATAGCAGGCCAGTGCAATTGAATGAAATTTTGAACTGTCCGAGTCTCCCCTAGAGGAAACCACAATGGGAACATCACAACCAACGACAACACTTGCCATAGTTTTATCCGCAATGGTGGCCAGGGCTTTGTAAAGTATATTTCCGCTTTCTATTTCAGGTGCGAGCAGGATGTCGGCACAGCCTGCAACCGGGTTGTCTATCCCTTTGCAGGAAGCTGCTGTTTGAGATATTGCCAGATCAAGTGCGAGCGGTCCTGCAACAACTGCATCTCCGAAAGCTTCTTCTGCTCCCATTTTAGCAAGGATGTCAGCATCAAGGGTGGCAGGCATTGCCGGATAATTTACCTTTTCCGTAGCTGCCAGAATAGCCGCTTTAGGTTTTTCAATGCCCAGTTTACGGGCAACGTCAAGTGCGTTGCGCAGTATGTCCGCTTTGCGTTGCAGATTTGGTTTGATATTAACCCCGGCGTCGGTCAGCAGGATAAGCCGTTTGCTTACTGAGGATTCGAACACACTTACGTGGCTGATGATTCCTTTAGGCGGAACCCCGGTCTGTTTGTTGAGTATGGCTTTAAGCACCACACTTGTGCTGACCAATCCTTTCATGATCAGATCGGCTTTGCCTTCCCTGAACAGGGAGACTGCTGCTGCCACAGCTTTTACATCGTCGTTTTCTTCGTAAAATTCAAAACCTTCTATGCTCAGGCCGTTTGATTCTGCCACCGAACAGGCTTTTTCCCGGTTACCGATGAAAACAGGTTCAGCAATGCCTTCTTTATGCGCAGTGAGCGCGGAGCGGATGACAAACTCTTCCGCACAGGGGGCAATTGCCACACGTGCAGGCCTATTGTGGCTGCGAACAGCAGTTATGATTTCATCTAATGATGTGATTGTCATAAGCGCACCTTTTGGGGGCTGGAGATTAAGTTTATTTTACTTTGTTCAGTAACTGTGCGCTACTCATCCCCGCGCTTGAGAGCAATCATGCCGGTGCGGCATAAACTTTTAATTCCGAATGGTTGGAGAATCTTTATCAGTCCTTCGACCCTTTCCTGATCACCGCTAAGTTCAACTGTGATGGTTTTTTGTCCCATGCCGACCACATCGGCTCTGAAGACTTCGAAAATCTGCATGATCTGGGACATGGTGTCCTTGTTCACTTCAACTTTGATAAGTACCAGTTCGCGGTCGACGAATTCCTTACGTGCAAGGTCGTCAAGCTGGATAACGAAATCCATTGCTTTGAGCTGTTCGGTTACTTTTGCGATTTCTTCTTTGCTGCCTTCGGCGCAGATGACCAT encodes the following:
- a CDS encoding YigZ family protein; translated protein: MANQAYPVPRKSTRTEETIKKSRFICDIKPVSSREEAKEFIAAIKKEFPDARHHCSAFIAGPPQTGDMGMSDDGEPQGTAGKPMLQVLQGSGIGDIAVVVTRYFGGIKLGTGGLLRAYSGAVQQGLEALEVVMKVPMRILTLEISYAQEGMLRRMLDEFRAEIEEQSFGASLIFTLIMPSDQVEAFSARIVEDTNGTAELLIEEEDIWK
- a CDS encoding DVU0772 family protein; this encodes MGSLRDYKNWDIDWEMTPEDAVTLYLEWGNHPWDSKFAPVTSKNDYTNYFTVYLWDDKPRVLFVRRNSEEARELMSIELPRDIAERFKKSVGGLKGNYPVNAEVREWIETQMNN
- a CDS encoding PLP-dependent aminotransferase family protein translates to MPVKFADRMATVHRSFIREILKVTEDASIISFAGGLPNPELFPVADLEAAAVKVMRESGPQSMQYSTTEGFQPLRQYIADRYLEKKGIEVDAEEILITAGSQQCLDLLGKVFLNAGDNVLIERPGYLGAIQSFSIFQSNFFTVGLEEDGPDLNELEKVLDQNEAKMFYAVTNFQNPSGLTYSAKKRQGVADILKNRSILFVEDDPYGELRFMGDFEKPVVRGYLEDDGILLGSFSKVAAPGFRLGWMVCSGEVRDKLIIAKQASDLHTSTFAQRVMHQFVTDNPLDDHIEKIRERYGNQRSAMVRAIEEYFPAEVEVTRPEGGMFLWVTLPENMSSMDLFEEAIKNKVAFVPGRPFYVDGSGENTFRLNFSNSDEEHIEEGIKRLGAGIKDFLSKA
- a CDS encoding bacteriohemerythrin, with translation MHAKLKLTLSIIIIFLTTMASVAMAAFYPQAGFSYLQIVFLCLALAATIMAFVSLNSGLSGQLETLNKYLVELSKGKKEASLPAALDDEIMNVAKKSGEAVHTLAEKFLNAQNESDSLRSQLATAETEIEKCQKELAKQKDVLESINKSAANAGGISGKLFAGIEELSAQVNQVNSGMELQRDRITETATAMEEMNSTVLEVAQNAGLAASSSAQSKDNAVHGAQGVFEAIQSFEQIKETILNLKETMGTLGEQADNIGQIMTVITDIADQTNLLALNAAIEAARAGEAGRGFAVVADEVRKLAEKTMDATKGVGEAVSKIQDNARENIAAVESAAEDIVNSTEAAAKSGELMEAIVGIVDETNTQVESIAAASEEQSAASEEINMAISDVARVASETSEGMSASAHALNEIASVVEELDSIVQGISSGRIVDTSSGKIVEWSDDLSVHVRTIDEHHMTLLDLINELYRAMRQRKADTVIGEVAERLLEYTIYHFGYEEKIFDKHGYPEKEPHKKLHKTFIQKIADFKKDVDAGKVTSSTEIIRFLKDWLIKHIMVVDAKYTDFMHEHGYH
- a CDS encoding LysR family transcriptional regulator, which gives rise to MNKTNLTRMDLNLLVILDTIFSERNLTMAGKKLFMTQSAVSHALSKLRQHFDDRLFIRRGNIMEPTPLCKTIHRNISPCLKAIIQSLADRGEFEPASSKRTFCLGLSDYLCRLLLPGILLILEQEAPDISIRILQTTYEQRTEMLQNGKLDIFVGCTRDYGAGVLKEKLFEDREVCVVRDGHPIKGRVMEEEEMADSEFVALSLSESGLGFLEDYLYRKGVQRKIKVVLQQETVIPSLVEHSDLVGSVAQRLAEIYADKKRLRIVRMPLENTVFDVFQHWHTLNDNDPAQRWMRTVIRKVAETLPPLGI
- a CDS encoding transporter substrate-binding domain-containing protein; this translates as MKKVIVTIMISLLLMPTCAFAKKKLIFATDSFPPFYYPKNGSPAGIQYELAKIVFNRMNTNFKIIFVPWKRALMMAEAGKVDGVFGLRKTKERERWLIYPEEPLMHITAVIFKHADDPFEYKGISSLAGKTIGITKGYTYGKEFDESSLFIKEEVSDLHYNFLKLLAGRIDLVAAYRTVGIHTLNEMHIQDRVTICPEAVYLSPLYIGFSRKPGNGEISLEFSRILTELKKSDECAEIMRRIGVKPELISPCK
- a CDS encoding phosphate acyltransferase, which codes for MTITSLDEIITAVRSHNRPARVAIAPCAEEFVIRSALTAHKEGIAEPVFIGNREKACSVAESNGLSIEGFEFYEENDDVKAVAAAVSLFREGKADLIMKGLVSTSVVLKAILNKQTGVPPKGIISHVSVFESSVSKRLILLTDAGVNIKPNLQRKADILRNALDVARKLGIEKPKAAILAATEKVNYPAMPATLDADILAKMGAEEAFGDAVVAGPLALDLAISQTAASCKGIDNPVAGCADILLAPEIESGNILYKALATIADKTMASVVVGCDVPIVVSSRGDSDSSKFHSIALACYLAEI
- the ilvN gene encoding acetolactate synthase small subunit codes for the protein MKHTISALVKNKTGVLAESSAAFQANKINITSISCGETENMDVSRMVICAEGSKEEIAKVTEQLKAMDFVIQLDDLARKEFVDRELVLIKVEVNKDTMSQIMQIFEVFRADVVGMGQKTITVELSGDQERVEGLIKILQPFGIKSLCRTGMIALKRGDE